Part of the Triticum urartu cultivar G1812 chromosome 2, Tu2.1, whole genome shotgun sequence genome, agtgggtggcttaggtgcgaatccgtttcgcctaagtttgtaaaaaaaaatcctaccgagtggcgagccagactcccactcggaggcttagctgcagcccagtgctcgcctaagtgtttaaaaatcctactgagtggtgagccagactcccactcggaggcttagctgcagcccagtgctcgcctaagtgtttaaaaatcctaccgagtggagagcaaacctcccactcagaggcttagctgcagcccagtgctcgcctaagtgtttaaaaatcctatcgagtggtgagccagactcccactcggaggcttagctgcatcccagtgctcgcctaagtgtttaaaaatcctactgagtggagagcaaacctcccagtcggaggcttagctgcagcccagtgctcgcctaagtgtttaaaaatcctaccgagtggtgagccagactcccactcggaggcttagctgcagcccagtgctcgcctaagtgtttaaaaatcctaccgagtggagagcaaacctcccactcggaggcttagctacagcccagtgctcgcctaagtgtttaaaaatcctaccgagtggtgagccagactcccactcggaggcttagctgcagcccagtgctcgcctaagtgtttaaaaatcctaccgagtggagagcaaacctcccactcggaggcttagctgcagcacAGTGCTCgtctaagtgtttaaaaatcctaccgagtggtgagccagactcccactcggaggcttagctgcagcccagtgctcgcctaagtgtttaaaaatcctaccgagtggtgagccagactcccactcggaggcttagctgcagcccagtgctcgcctaagtgttcaaaaatcctaccgagtggagagcaaacctcccactcggaggcttagctgcagcctagtgctcgcctaagtatttaaaaatcctaccgagtggtgagcagacctcccactcggggggcttagctgcagtccagtactcgcctaagtttgaaaaaatcctaccgagtggagagcagacctcccactcgggggcttagctgcagtccagtactcgcctaagtttgaaaaaatcctaccgagtgaatagcagacctcccactcgggggcttagctgcagtccagtactcgcctaactttgaaaaaatcctaccgagtggagagcagacctcccactcgggggcttagctgcagtccagtactcgcctaagtttttaaaatcctaccgagtggagagcagaccttccactcggaggcttagctgcagcccagtgctcgcctaagtacggaacacatcccaatccgcaaggacgacgaggtgcaaatcgactgctaccttctccttcggagttgcaccacaaatacaaagttatttcgagtgaagaacaagttccactcgacagataattcataaagatattcaacgataaatcaagttcagataagatccaaaggttctagaccgcagatcaaagtactcgagcctccAGCTCGATAGAgttaacggttacaaaatccactcggcattccgaggcaaatttaaagtgaagcataaaagtttttattcctcatgccgaggactggaaggggcgacgaactcgtccaagtcgatcccgtctgcaatgcgagtggcagcagcaatgaaagtctccatgaagtcttgaaagttgtgcttcctggtattggcaacttggatggcggccaacttttcttctcgcgcctccttgcagtggacgcgGACTAGAGACAGAGCGGCGTCAgcgccacatctagcagaagatttcttccattccgccactcgacctgggacttcattcagtcgagtcatcagggactcgaggtcattctgaagccgtcctaggccagagcgacgtgtcgatccgtgacatcgcaaccttcaaccgagcaagatagtcaacaacgccggcaacacgagattacagtcggagcacgttcatagcagcctcgtccttcactggagaattgatggggtccaagtctgtctccactcgactggtctcctcttcgaagttctggcagaattctgtaAACACAATTCAAGGATAAGTTAGTGGCTCTACGCAGATTTGGTAACTGCAAGTCAGTCGGGCCGGAGTAATTACCCTCGAGtatgacgaacagcttcttggcgagtccaccgagataagcctccagatcgttcctcttccccgccAGTTCACTTGCCTTGTCATTCAGAGCTATATTGCCATTCTTCAGACGGCTGGCCTCTCGATTAGCCGCgtcgagagcagttttcagcctggagttttccttttcaagagtaccgactgaagccaatttttcttcagcaagcttcgttttgttcaaggcctccttctgcgcttcggcaaggtcttgatccttcttcttcagagcctcctccattttgtctgcgaaacagcaagtgagatcaacatcgaggacggccagaaagaaaggacagtcgacaaaatctcaccagccataccttttgcttcgtccctcgccttttgcaagttctcctgagcaagcttcaagtcaaggttcagctggatctatttgttctccaactcagtgtagcgagccacaagttcgcaggatttctgcaaaaaatcagtcgacagacatccaagataagttgcttccgagtaaccaagagacaatgatggtgtttctaagactacagccgaatcaaaaacattcgacagtagtctcggggactacacccagtgggtgcactcagcgtgcccccactggttcgaccaaaaaaaaTCGACTGCCCGCAGCTGACCGTGTAcagttccattcgacatggcctgaccagaccgagtgaagaagttcagctaaagcaacacaatataaagactatagtcgactgccagcagtccaccgtagtttcggggactacacccagtgggtgcacttagcgtgtcCCCACTTGTCAAAAAGATTaatagacacacccagtgggcgtacagatataaagatcttcagaaaagagattcttcagatagcatatcctaacagaacaagcggtgaatcaactgacctggacgttgctctgaagagctgagctcgcgtcataagctgcttggctggcttcccgaacaaccttcacttgctccatcatgatccccgcctgacGTATAGCCTCTTTAGTGgcacccacttggtcctcagAGACGTGGTGTGTGGCAAAAAGCGAAGGCAGATTTGCAGTCGACGTCGAAGGCTGGACACTCGTCAGAGGTTCAGCGAAGGTCACAGAAACCCGAGTGGTATCACCACCCTCCCGGACTGCGGGCTCAGGCGCCGGAGTAGTTTGTGGGGTCTTGCCAGCCGGCGCCCTCCTGTTCCTTCGCGCCGTTAGCGGCActtcgtcgtcatcatcagggaggtcaatgacatgaggaggagctacaagaaaAATCCAATCGACCGGAATTATGAAAAATCGTCAGTCAACTAAAAGCAGAGCATCAGTAATCGTAccggggttggaggtaacagcgtcttccatctcttgatcatcgtccttggcggagatctccgaggtggtagcactgcaaatttcgaaagtcagtcagcttattcaatgagtcgaccaagagtccgtcatgttcgacaaaggaaaacaaattctactattacccagaaatggtggggacagtcatcttcatcttgggcagagccttgggcggcttggacggcgtcgcgcgtgggtgcttgggagctttttctgtcggcgctggagatgaggtccgagggcgcttcgacgactgcccaacagggacagtcgccttaccacgttcccgcgcagggtcgtgtgtaagcttggatcgccgttccgagcggggaggttcgacttcttcctcctcctcttcactggagtcgTCGTCGTCATCCCTCTCTCCTTCGCCATCAAATTCCTACTCTTCTCCCTCGTCTCCACTTTCGCCTCCactcgcctctccttcctcggcctgctcctgtgctccattgggtgtcgagtacatctcagtagtggccTAGAGGACAATAAACGAGACAAAAGTTAATCGACTGATCCAAAAAGAACTAataaagaaagcaagatcacagtcggaaacgcaagatcagaccttgtccacttcgtatgtttggtcgagtggaggaatcctcctggctcctcgggggttgtccttgttccctgtgatactcgacagccacccttccaacatcttgtcagtgacctcctctgggtgaatccgagtggtgtcttcgagacccgagtacagccacatcgggtggtcacgagcctgaagcggttggatgcgcctccgaaggaagacttccaacaagtccatgccagtcacaccctcGCGGACAAGGTGAACCACTCGACTgaccagcaccttgacttgcGCCTTTTCCTCCGGTGTCACTTTCAGAGAGGCGGGTTTTTGTGCTCGATTCAGAGAAAAAGGGGGGAGCctagtcgactgtcctggggtcacctcgtctttacagtaaaaccaagtcgagtgccacccacggactgactcgaaaaaagtgatagacggaaaggaactttttcccttcatctggatcgccagacccccgcacagctggatcacctgcgtccgttcgtcactcgacttgACCTTCTTGACCGACTAAgagcggcaagtgaagatgtgcttgaagagtccccaatgggggcggcaacccaagaagttttcacacaaggaaacgaaagtagcaagatacacaatagaattgggagtaaagtgatggagctgcgctccgaagaagttcaagaagctccggaaaaaaggatgaggaggcagagagaatccacgatcgatatgggtggcgaggaggacgcactcaccatcAAGAGGATTGGGTTCGACTTCTTTCCCTGGGAGGCGCGCAGATTCGTGGGGAATGAATCCCccctcgaccagatcatcgagatcatcctgccgaatcaccgacggcatccagtcgccctggatccaatcctTGGGCAGAGCAGTCCTCAAGGAAGATCCGCCCCCagcggacttcttccccttcccctgcaccgccgccttcttcacgcgctccagagctgacgtcttctccttcaccatcgtcgccggcgaaacTCGAACAGACCTACAGCACCAAGGTgggagcggaggtggcggaggatcttgtgaaggaagggggaaaagtgaaggcgcactgttcgggggtcccgagccggcagcttataagaggtcgcttccaagtggctgactggtaggcctaggcaatcccgtcaaatcccgcaacgggcgcgcgcggtacgtggcgaaaaagaTGGCGCGGGGATTGAGGAGCTTCcgtcctatcccatccgattattgcggccgcccccgtcccgcgcgcttcccgaaattcaaatcccgcaaaatccgcgggccgcagaacaactcgtcaaacagaagatccctttcacaccgtcactcggaacttcacaagtaaagaaattcactcgacaagtggccaagaatggatcaaggcgactgaaagaagttgacgacgtcatccgtgacaattgatccaaaacaagacgttcatataacatgaagaaccagtcggaaagatccccaactccttccccactcgaacctctatccattcgggggctaatgatgaagctatgtacctaggatagggGCATGGGCCTGTCCTgagtaccctacccaaggacatccctagaagaagtcacctttcaatcgacttggaggtatcccactcgacagattcaagacactcgaccacgaagcaatcactcgaccaaattccaaccactcgactgccaggagatctaaagtcaccctgcacgcaaacggtcggtgtttaagtagcttttatggtcatcatagcactttattaggggcgttcccagtaacccccagtcttaatatactttaaaccttgcattactgagggctggaggggcctgacgaactctatataagccacccgcctcctcagtatcaagggttggcacccctgttattcatacacacataattcagtcgaccgcctccgggcaccgagacgtagggctgttacttcctctgagaagggcctgaactcgtaatcctcgtgtgcttacaactcctccatagttaagatctagcctctccatacatacccccctatatcattgtcagagttagaaccacgacaatcACTGCGATCATGTCGTCCTGACATGTTGAATTTCGAACTGAATCTGTTAGTATATGTGTGTTTTTCCTTCCGTTAAACTTGAGACACCATAGCGGGTGCACCCCTAGTTGTTAATCTGCGGACTCCTATAAATATGATCATACATATATTGTTCCACTACGCAGGTTGTGTTAAATTCACACGGTGGCAGGCTTAGCAGCATACATAACTTTCAGAATTCTGAGATCTGTCCTATGAAACTACTACTAGTACAGAGTATATGTATCTCTGACGGTGGTCGGTGACCTTTGCGCTGAAATCTTATGTCTGACCAATTCGATCGACGCGTTGCTGTTTGCTGACACAGTGAGGCCGTGCTTGGAAGCAGTGTAATCAAATACTGACGTATTTATTTTACACGTGTAACTCAACGGCCATTAGCAGATTTCCAGTCGGAAACAAAACGATGGACAAATGTCTGTATTTCTTTCTACAGAGGTATTTGAGGCTAAGGCCATGTGTGGATTATCGTGTTTCTTTCAAATACACCTGTAAAAGATACACGCCTCTGCGCCTCTGTATAATTTCCGGCAGGAAATCACTCTAGTCCGGCAAGATACACTTGTAACGGCCTGTTGAATTACATTCGATCCAAGCGCGGCTTAAAACGATAATCCAAACAAGGCCTGAGTGGGCAAGTAACTCCAGCGGTTCATATACATCTGACAAATCCAGCAAGCCTCTGGCGAGTTTTTCCTATCTTGTTATCTTAGTTTGCCTTTCCCTGTATCTTAAGACTGCTTGTGGATTTCTCAACGCCGAATGGTCAGGTTCGCGAGGCGAGGATAATATTTAAGCTTGAGAGAGACTTGGGGTCATGTTTTCCTCTTGATTAATACATAAGGATTAGCAAAACAATTAGAATTTGTGCATAGACATAAAAAATTTACTAGATTTATTGAACAGAAAATACGTACAGTACAACTAGACGCACATAGCTGCACGCGCACGTTGCTTGGACTGTATTATTGATTCGTCGTCACCATCGTACGTGTAGATGATCCATGAAGAAAACACATGCATGCACCTTCAGCTGCACTAGCGGTGAGCTGAAAGCTCGTTGCTCACTGGGTTGATAAGTATCTTGTGCTACTGTTAGAGTGATCGCCAGTTTGGAGTATCTCGATTCTCGAAGAGTTGGTGAGGCGCGGATGGGCCAAGGGACGGAGCACTACAGTTGGGCTGTGGATTCAGTTGAGGCCATCAAGATTCAGGCCACCACCACCCAACCAACACAGTGGCGTCCATTGCTGTATAAATACGCTGTACCTGTGCAGCCCTCAAATTTTTTTTTTTGCTGTACCTGTGCAGCCCTAAAAAAAATGCTGTACCTGTGCATATAGAAACAAACTGATGATTTTTCTGATCCCAAGGATCGGCCGACCTGAAAGCTACCTGCACTCACGTCCCGGCGATTTCTTTCCATGTTCACCTGCCTCAGTCTGTCAGCAAACAGAGGCAATGATCTCTGCTCTGCTCATCACTTGGGCGGATCAGGTATAGTACCCCGTCAGGGAAAATGGGCTACTGTTGCTCAACTTATCAAGAAAAAGAGAAGCAAACTTTGTCTGCTCTGCACCCTGACCGATCGCAGATTAAGCAGTCTAGATggcatcagaacgtgcgtaagaAAAACGACCAGTCCTAGTTACTGCGCTGGGGGCATTATTTGTCCCGATCATCATCGGCCGTACGTAGATAAGGTGCTCGACGATATGCGTCGTCTTGGGGCTTGGGGCTTGTTTGTTCCGGTGAGACGCGTCGTCGTTGCTGCTCGATCCACGAACGATCGAGAAGCACCTCCGTCAGCTGCACTAAAAGCTATCTGCATCTGGACTGACAAATTCGGTTTCTCAAACGCCCGCGAACTGGCGCGTCCGCAGACAGTGTCTTATCACGCCCTAAATTACTTACTCTGCATTTGAGTTTCTCATACTTCAACCTCTATATCCATACAAAGCATGCAAATGAGATTCTATGTACTACATACTACGTACTATCCTAGCTAATCTTGATTGTCGGAGTTGTCCGTGATGTCGGTGCCGGGCGCCAGGTGAAGGCTCCGGCTCATCCTCCTCCTGCTCGACCTCATCCATGTAGGCGAacatcttctcctcctccgcgGTGTGTTGCGCCTCCATCTCCTGCCGGCGACGGCATCTGGCCTCCGCACCGACTCCGGGCGGAGGGAACCGAGGATGGCCTGCTACTCCGCCACATCATCGGCGTCCCCCACATCTTCCTCCGGCTCCAcctcctcctcaacctcctccagaTCCACTGCATCTGAAGGTAGCCCCTCAACGATCCGGGCTTCGTGCCTTGCCCGGATCTACTCAAGGACCTACAGCAGGCGCTCTGGAGGTAGACAGGGGTAGCCCCTTATCCGGCTGCGTGGGGGCGTGGCTACTAGTGGTGGCGAACGAGGAGTGGAAAGTGGCGGCGGTGGCAGACGAACGGAGAAAAATGTGAAGGGGTAGGGTTTCGTTGCCGGCGGTCGGCATAAATAGCTGGGCTATGCACTAAGCGGCCCGCCGGAGCCACGTGGCTACATCGGTCCGTTGGAGGAGACGAGTTTTAGACGGCTGGGTTTTTAGGCGATTCTGCATGGGACCCCGGCGTCAGTCCGACGTGGCGGGCGCGCCCATGTGCTTCATATTCGCCCCGTATTTGGGTTGGATATGAGGGTATCGGTTAGTTCGAGCATTTGGGGTCAGTTTAAGGCATCTAGTTGGGTCAAAATTTCATGACCGGTCAGCACTAACGTTAGAGACGGGTttggctgtagatgctctaacaCTACTAGTGTCTGGTGGTGATGGTGAGGTGAAAGGTCGTTGCTGGATTACTCGGCCTGACTGCCTGAGACGTGCATGCTACTGTTAGGAAAAGAAGCACTGTTTGGCTAGGCTGTGGATATTACAATTATATTCAGGCCACCACCCAAGTTGAAACAGTGGCGCCTGCCAATCAACGCACACCATGCATGCAGAGAAACAGAGCCCGATCGGATTGCCGCTTAATTTTGCCGTACGAAACGGGATTGTGTCGACGTGCTTTCGCGTCTCGCCACCCACATACACTGCAGACTGATCGGGCGGCGCGAGAGAGAAGCATCTTTCGTGCACTCGACGAGCCATGGGAGGCTTCTGATGAGATCCAGGCATGTGTGCTGCTGCTGATCTTTTTTTTTTCGTGACACTGAAGAAGTAATCGATCTTGACCTAACACGTACGGGCTGACAATGGCAGAGATAATGGATCGGTTGGACACTTTTGGGCTGGCCCGCCGCGGACCACGTACGTGCCTGCCCACCATGCAAAGCCCCAATGACTTGAGACCTGCAGTGCCTACCAGATGGCCAAGTACGTCCGGTCCAGGCGATTTCCATGTTCATCCACGACAGCTTCACGCTCTCACCCAATGGCCTGCTCACTTTGGTCAGGGTAGGGATGGCAAGACCAAACAGTGCGTATATAGCGGTACACTTTTCCAGGGGTGTACATGTTGGGGGCTTGGGGCAGTGCAATTTCCATTTCCTGAGAAAGGGAAACAAGTTTGACCATGTTTGGACTTGTTTACTTCCACTCTATTCTCAAGTTGAATTTCCAATCAGTCGATCCCTCACTCGCGCAGTCGATTTTgaagtagtagtagtagaagaAGGCGAGGGCTTGCCACTATATCAGGGAAACAAGTATgatcatattttgaagtagtaGTAGAAGAAGGGGAGGAAGAGGCAGGGTCCGATCTCGAGACAAGACGTCGTAGCGTTGCGGCCGCCAAAGTGGCAGTGGTAGGGGTACAGAAGCAAGGCTTTCGCTTTCAGTTTCAGAAAGAAAATTGAGCACCACGGCCAAAATGCCGAAATTTTCACTTTAATTCAATTATATTTTTTgaaaatatatttaaataatttgaattcatgtGTATTTTCGACATTGTTGAAATGTTTTGACTAAAATGTAAATATATCAGTGACTGCTGAACTTAATGAAACTCAGTGAATTTCATTGAAATATCACTGAAAGTGAAAAACCATGTATAGAAGTCACTCACAGCACTGTGAAAACAATGTCTAACATTTGGCCAGATGGGTATAGTTATCAGTCTTGCTAAGTCTCACTTGATTAAGACTTCGTTAAGTCTCAGTCGATACTATATTCGTGTAAAATTTTCTTTTCAGTTTTTTCTTTTACTCTCTTACATGTTGAATCATTTGACTGCGACTTGGTTAAAGCTCAGTCGATGCTATATGCCTGTAATTTTTTTCAGTTTTTTCTTTTACTCTCTTACATGTTGTATCATTTGACTGAGACTTGATTAAAGCTCAGTCGACCGAGACCTAGCCACACCCCATAGTTATTAGCGGTACATGATGGGACTCATGGGAGCGAGAAAGCTCGAGCTACGTACGTAGCACTCCATcgaatcatcaaataattcaacTATATCTAGCTGGCTGGCGATTTGCAATCATCGAATAATTCAACTATCAACATCCACATATAATTTGATCAAgtatagtagtactagtacagGCACGCGTGCATGCTCTCAACAAACACAACACAGCCTACGCCTCTCGCTGGCTCAATCCATCTAGGTCGAATCGCTGATGCCACCAATGGCATGACACCGTTTCTTCCCTAAGCAATCGCATTGCGCGCTCGCATGGTAGCTAGCACTGGCCGCTCTGCTTGTTGTTGACGGCGGAGAGGCCGACGAGCAGGTCCACGAAGGCGCCGACGATGAGGCCGTGGGTCTTCTTGCCGTTGGCCCGGAGGTACCACCCCAGCATCTCCTCCAGCCACCCCCAGTCGTCCTcgcccctgccgccgccgcgGCTCAGCACCATCTCCTCCATGGACCGCCGGAAGTCGCCGTACGGGTCCGCAGAGTCGATGGCCAGCGCCGTCGCCCCGCCGAACGCTGCCTGATCCGCCTCCGGCTTGCTCGCCGTCACGATGGATTTCGTCGCCTCGGGCTCGAAGAAGAGCCGGCTCGACGCTCGGATCTCGCGGATGACCGCCTCGTCCATCGAGGGCTCCGGCTCCGGCTCCGGCGCCGCAGTGGAGGCAGAAGAGGAGCCGGAGGCGGAGAGGAAGGAGTTATCGGCTGTGTCGTCGCAGTAGGCTGGGTTCATGATCACGCGGGTCCTGCAGCAGTCCCAGCGCGCCGACGACAAGGACGCCTCCCCCTTCACACTGCTGCGGCCGTCGAAGGACGCGGTCCTGGCCTGCGCGCAGGAGGGCCATTGCCACGAGGCGGCCATGCTGCGAGAGGACGCAGCTGATATGGACGGAGGAGACGACATGCTCTCGGCGGTGGCGTCCACACTGCCGCTGGTGAAGAAGAGGGAGGCGAGGGCGAGCTTCTTGACCATGGCTGCTGCTGCTTGTCACTTGTTATGATGTGCAGAGGATGATTGATCAATGGCGAGGGAGCTGATGGGGAGGGAGATGAGCTGAGATGGCCTTGCTTTTAAATGGAAAGGAGATGGAAGTGTTTGTTGTGTGCGTGTGAGAAAGGCAAGGGAAGATGGGCGTCGTTGTTGTGTGAGTTGGGAGTCTCCTCTTGTCTGGCCGGCCGGCGGTGATCCACCGGTTGGCCCAATTGTATCCACGGTCTTGCATGGTAGCTGCCCAAAATCATATAATACTCTCTCCCTTTGTACAGCTGTGTCAAAAAAATCATCAAGGAAAGGAGCCCCAAATTATGTCATATTCCCTTGATTCTGACAGGTTGGGTACACATATGAGTTAGAGGCACCGTGGGCCGGCGCGAAATAGATCGGAAGCGTGGATGGCACTTCTTAAGTGGGACAGTGGTATTCTTAGCCCATCATGGTTCAtgtcctggtgctcgcattatttttgaatttatttcaggatttccggcgatgcactttcagtgggaggagacgttcgcGTCGATGACGAGGCGTCTATGACGACTTCATAAATTTCAAGATGCCATGCCGGTGCAGTCTCTTGAAGGTGCTCATAGagatagggtgtgcgtgtgtgcgttcatagagGTGAGTGTATGCGCATATGTATGAGTGCTTGCATCTATACTAATGTTAAAAAAAAGTGACACCTGGCCCGACCCGCCACGGCCGAATCCGCCACATAACAAAACCCGCTGATGCACACCTGGCAAGCTTTAGCTGACCACACTGACCCATCCCTGTGGCGTCTCGAATCCCTATTTCTCTCTTGCTCAATGGGTTAGGAGCCTGTGAGATGATCTCCATCATTTGGTCCAACATGACCAAACCAATTGTGAAAGTGCGAACGAGTGAGGTATGGCAAAACTCATGCTTAGACCGAGAGCAACCGTTGAATGCCACATAGAGCAAGCATGCCTATCCCGGCCAGACAACCAGAGGCCATGACGGCGGATGACGCACATGTAGGGGATTAGGTGATGCTAATAGCGCCATGGGCAACAACTGTGGTCAAGAAGCTCGCCTTCTTCCTCTCTAGGTCGATTTCCTTGGTGGATAAGAGGTGGTCTGTGGTGGATGAAAGCTTCAAGAATAAGCTCAGCATCCCGTCAGAGAGGGTTAACCTGAGTTCTTTCTCCCCATTTACTCGTCGTCATGGTGTGGCGGTAGAAGAGGGGGGAGGGGTGGATCCATGGTCTGGCCTTCAGATCTGGCGTGCTGCAGGGTATGATGATGGCTTTGTTGCTTCTTACAC contains:
- the LOC125534580 gene encoding transcription repressor OFP13-like, translating into MVKKLALASLFFTSGSVDATAESMSSPPSISAASSRSMAASWQWPSCAQARTASFDGRSSVKGEASLSSARWDCCRTRVIMNPAYCDDTADNSFLSASGSSSASTAAPEPEPEPSMDEAVIREIRASSRLFFEPEATKSIVTASKPEADQAAFGGATALAIDSADPYGDFRRSMEEMVLSRGGGRGEDDWGWLEEMLGWYLRANGKKTHGLIVGAFVDLLVGLSAVNNKQSGQC